Genomic window (Nitrospirota bacterium):
TGTTCGTGGAACCATTGCCGGCGAAGTCATCCTGGGCCGTCGCCTTTACCGAGGGGGAAAGGCCGTAGCGGCCGTTGAGCGACATGCTGTTTATCGGCAGGCCGAAGAACGTGTCGATCCCGGCATTCATGCTTGACTTCTTCGCCGCGGACGTATCGGCCGTGCCGGAGCCGGAGATGCTCTCTACCACATTGATCGTGACCAGATCGTTCAGCCTCCGTGCCTTCACGTCCTCATACAGGCTGGCGGTGTCGCGCCAGAGCGAATTGGCCGCGGGAACCGGCTGGCTCGGCTCGTTCCTGGCATAGACATAGCGCGGCGGAGGCGCGGGAAGCTTGGGCGTGGTCGCGCAGGAAGCGAGGATAGTCAGCAGGGAGAGGACCGGCAAAAGAAAATAGGGGACAGCGCTGAGATTGCGGACGGAAGAAGAGTCGATCGTTCCGCTCCCATCTTTTCCGGAGCAGGTCCTTTTCCTGATGTGGGCCTTTTTCATCTCAAAACTCCACGCGTACGGTGTTCTCGTCCACGAGCCGGCCGAAGACCGTTTTCTTTGACAGCAGGTTCAGCGCCTTCACGGAGTCGCCGACCGCTGCATCAGCCTTCATCTCTCCCAGGGCCTTGATGGAGAAGCCTGCGGACTCTACGAGGATTGAGACCTTGTGGCCCCGTCTGACGAGCGGTGTGTCCGAGACCATCATATCGGTGACCGGCACATTGGGAACAACGGACCGGAGGAGCGGCCTCCCGATGATCTTCTCTTCTGACCGCACGGCGCCCTTGGGGATCCGTCCGCTCTCCATGAGCGTCGGGTAAATGTCATCGGGCTTGAGCACATAGCCCTTCCGGAAGGCGGACCGTGTCATCACCACACGGTCAAAGGCCCTGACGTGGGCAGCCGCCAGGATCGTCCCGCCCCCCCTGAATTTGAACCGGAATAGGGAATTGCCAGGAGGCGTCTTCTCAACGGCGATCGAGACAGGCCTGCCTGCCGGCAACTCGGCGCTATACTCGAGATTACTGATGTCCACGTCCGCCCAGGGATAGGTGCTGAGGAGATAGCTCCTGAGTTCGGCCTCCGGACTCCAGGGGTCAGCCAATGCCGGGACCGGACCCGCGAGAAAGAAACAGAAAAGAACAAGCCCCCAGACCGTGGACTGCGCCGGTAAGAAGGGAAGCGAGAGCGCTTTGTCATGCCCTGCCCGGATGCATGCCGAAGCCATGTATTTTCCTTGCCGTTCCATCATATTATTGTCTCAGATTGTTCGCCACCTGGAGCATCTGGTCCGATGCCTGGATGGCCTTGGAGTTGACCTCGTAGGCGCGCTGGCTTACGATCATGTTCACCATCTCTTCGACGACGTTCACATTGCTCATCTCGATGAAGCCCTGCGACAGGGTCCCGAGTCCGTTGGTTCCCGGTTTGCCCGTGGTGGGGTCGCCGGAAGAGGCCGTCTGCTGGAAGAGGTTCTTCCCGAGTGCGTTCAGTCCGCCGGGATTGATGAAGTTCGCAATCTCGATCTGGCCGATCTGGGTGGGAGTGGCGCTGCCCGCCTGGGTCACCGACACGATGCCGTCGGAGCTGATGTTGATGGAGGTCGCGCCTGACGGGACGGTTATCCCCGGTTCGAGCGGATAGCCGTCTGAGTTCACGATCCTGCCCTCGCTGTCGAGCTTGAAGGCGCCGGCGCGGCTGTATGACGTCGTGCCGTCGGGCATCAGGATCTGGAAGAAGCCGTCGCCCTCAATGACCATGTCGAGATTGTTGCCGGTCTGGACGAAATCCCCCTGCTGGAATAATTTCTGGACCGCCACGGGCTTGACGCCCATGCCCACCTGGATGCCTGAGGGGATCTCGGACCCTTCCGCCGACGTCGCGCCCGGCAGCCGGAACGTCTCGTAGAGGAGGTCCTGGAAGTCGGCCCTGCTCTTCTTGAAGCCCGTAGTGTTGACGTTGGCCAGGTTGTTGGATATGATGTCGATGTTCAGTTTTTGCGCCTCCATGCCGGTGGCAGCGATGAACAGTGAGCGAAGCATGTTTGAGCCTCCTTAGAGTGTTCCCAGCTGGTTCGTGACTTTTGATGTGGCGTTATCGAAGATCTGGATCGCTTTTTGATAGGATTCGAACTCCCGCATGGTCTCGATCATGCGGACCATTTCCTTTACCGTATCGACATTCGCATTCTCCAGGTAGCCCTGCTTGATGGTCGCCGACGCGGCCGTGCCCGGGCCGCTGGCTTTGAACATGCTGTTGCCCACCTTGGTCAGGGTCACGTCGGGACCGAAATCGGTGACCCGTATCGTGTCGATCTCGGTCGGGAGGGTCGCGTCCGCCTGCAGGGCGGACACCTTGCCTTCCAGGTCGATGCTGATCTGGACGCTGTCCGAGGGAATGGAGATCGGCCCCCCCGAGCCCATGACTTTGACGCCGTCATGCGTTGTGAGGTATCCCTCGCTGTTCTTCACCAGGTCGCCCCGTCTTGTGTACTGATCGCCTTCGAGCGCGATGAAACCGCTGCCCTCCACCGCGATGTCCAGGGGATTGCCGGTCCTGACCGTGGTACCTACGGTAAAGTCCGTCTTCTCCGCGGAGAACTCGCTCATTACGCGGCCGTCCGGGCCCGAGCCTGTGCCGTCCTGGGGCATGAGATAGTCCTTGAACGTGACGCCGTCCTTTTTGTAGCCGGCAGTGTTAGCATTGGCGAGGTTCTGCGTGATGACCTCGAGCTGCGTCTGCTTCAGGATCGCTCCGGACGCTGCTATATACATGCCT
Coding sequences:
- a CDS encoding flagellar basal body L-ring protein FlgH, whose amino-acid sequence is MKKAHIRKRTCSGKDGSGTIDSSSVRNLSAVPYFLLPVLSLLTILASCATTPKLPAPPPRYVYARNEPSQPVPAANSLWRDTASLYEDVKARRLNDLVTINVVESISGSGTADTSAAKKSSMNAGIDTFFGLPINSMSLNGRYGLSPSVKATAQDDFAGNGSTNRAGNLVGTITAKVVEVMPNGTLSLESRKEITINNEKQILILKGIVRPDDIAIDNTVLSSKVADAEVFFVGDGVVQEKQNPGWFTRIMSSVWPF
- the flgA gene encoding flagellar basal body P-ring formation chaperone FlgA, with product MASACIRAGHDKALSLPFLPAQSTVWGLVLFCFFLAGPVPALADPWSPEAELRSYLLSTYPWADVDISNLEYSAELPAGRPVSIAVEKTPPGNSLFRFKFRGGGTILAAAHVRAFDRVVMTRSAFRKGYVLKPDDIYPTLMESGRIPKGAVRSEEKIIGRPLLRSVVPNVPVTDMMVSDTPLVRRGHKVSILVESAGFSIKALGEMKADAAVGDSVKALNLLSKKTVFGRLVDENTVRVEF
- the flgG gene encoding flagellar basal-body rod protein FlgG is translated as MLRSLFIAATGMEAQKLNIDIISNNLANVNTTGFKKSRADFQDLLYETFRLPGATSAEGSEIPSGIQVGMGVKPVAVQKLFQQGDFVQTGNNLDMVIEGDGFFQILMPDGTTSYSRAGAFKLDSEGRIVNSDGYPLEPGITVPSGATSINISSDGIVSVTQAGSATPTQIGQIEIANFINPGGLNALGKNLFQQTASSGDPTTGKPGTNGLGTLSQGFIEMSNVNVVEEMVNMIVSQRAYEVNSKAIQASDQMLQVANNLRQ
- a CDS encoding flagellar hook-basal body protein, yielding MYKGMYIAASGAILKQTQLEVITQNLANANTAGYKKDGVTFKDYLMPQDGTGSGPDGRVMSEFSAEKTDFTVGTTVRTGNPLDIAVEGSGFIALEGDQYTRRGDLVKNSEGYLTTHDGVKVMGSGGPISIPSDSVQISIDLEGKVSALQADATLPTEIDTIRVTDFGPDVTLTKVGNSMFKASGPGTAASATIKQGYLENANVDTVKEMVRMIETMREFESYQKAIQIFDNATSKVTNQLGTL